A section of the Desulfonatronum thiosulfatophilum genome encodes:
- a CDS encoding helix-turn-helix domain-containing protein, with amino-acid sequence MEAKKKKNLQSKGWVVGDVDEFLDLDQADLAIIDMKLALADTIVQKRKALKMTQATLAEAIGSSQSRIAKVEHGDPSVSLEMMMRALIGLGSSRQEIGRAIG; translated from the coding sequence ATGGAAGCAAAAAAAAAGAAGAATCTACAATCAAAGGGCTGGGTTGTTGGAGACGTGGATGAGTTTCTTGATCTCGATCAGGCTGACTTGGCTATTATTGATATGAAGCTGGCTTTGGCCGATACCATTGTTCAAAAGCGGAAGGCACTAAAGATGACTCAGGCGACATTGGCCGAAGCAATCGGTTCGAGCCAGTCTCGGATTGCCAAAGTCGAGCATGGAGATCCTTCCGTTTCATTGGAAATGATGATGAGGGCCCTTATCGGTCTCGGTTCCTCAAGACAAGAAATCGGGAGAGCTATTGGATAG
- a CDS encoding type II toxin-antitoxin system RelE/ParE family toxin produces the protein MHEKHKPLAWVASVPKSPPLSHSARIESGYLLRLLQSGQSLSLPHSRPMPSIGKRCHELRIVDEDVTWRFFYRIDADCIVLIHWEQKKTRRTLKATIDLCKARLAAYDD, from the coding sequence ATGCACGAAAAGCACAAGCCCTTGGCTTGGGTGGCCAGTGTGCCGAAATCTCCACCCTTGTCGCACTCAGCCAGGATAGAGTCGGGCTATCTTTTAAGGCTGCTTCAATCCGGACAAAGTTTGTCCCTGCCTCACAGCAGACCAATGCCTTCAATCGGCAAGCGGTGTCATGAACTACGGATTGTTGATGAAGATGTCACTTGGAGGTTTTTCTATCGGATCGATGCAGACTGCATTGTGCTGATCCACTGGGAACAAAAGAAAACACGAAGAACGCTCAAGGCGACGATTGATCTCTGCAAGGCTAGGCTCGCCGCTTATGACGACTGA